The following are encoded in a window of Francisella tularensis subsp. tularensis genomic DNA:
- a CDS encoding lysophospholipid acyltransferase family protein yields MKKIVHLLLVARMQVFKVYAYIVLLLCCILMNLVGVLGASLKVRLFVCWIWSCLYRLGVLVLLQIYVKIDGKENIPNYPCIYVSKHQSMLETFVFYGLVRNCCFVMKQELLEKPIFGKANTFAEAIGIDRSNGLSAIKKVLEDGKDRVENKNLSIVIFPEGTRVPVGEYPKFHRSAMKLATVTNIPIIPVAHNFGVYFGRKKGDFVKPGIARMSFEKAIDPKNYSVAELTDMCYDIINDKTKSFGG; encoded by the coding sequence ATGAAAAAGATAGTTCATCTATTATTAGTAGCAAGAATGCAAGTTTTTAAGGTATATGCATATATAGTGTTACTGCTATGCTGTATTTTAATGAATCTAGTTGGGGTTTTAGGTGCCTCTCTAAAAGTTAGACTATTTGTCTGTTGGATATGGTCTTGCTTATACCGCCTAGGCGTACTTGTTCTATTACAGATATATGTAAAAATAGATGGTAAAGAGAATATTCCTAACTATCCATGTATCTATGTTTCTAAGCACCAGTCTATGCTTGAGACTTTTGTATTTTATGGTCTGGTACGCAATTGTTGTTTTGTCATGAAGCAAGAGCTCCTTGAGAAACCTATATTTGGTAAGGCTAATACTTTTGCTGAAGCAATAGGAATAGATAGATCTAATGGACTTTCGGCAATTAAGAAAGTGCTCGAAGATGGTAAAGATAGAGTCGAAAATAAAAACCTTAGTATTGTGATATTTCCTGAGGGGACGAGGGTTCCTGTAGGTGAGTATCCAAAATTTCATCGCTCAGCAATGAAATTGGCAACTGTTACGAACATACCAATTATACCTGTAGCGCATAATTTTGGTGTTTATTTTGGACGTAAAAAAGGCGATTTTGTTAAGCCTGGTATTGCTAGAATGTCTTTTGAGAAAGCTATAGACCCTAAAAACTATTCTGTCGCTGAATTAACAGATATGTGTTATGACATCATTAATGATAAAACCAAATCTTTCGGTGGCTAA
- a CDS encoding endonuclease/exonuclease/phosphatase family protein → MFELNSKDNDSKKFCLMSWNSYKIDHKDSETFSAYIRHVYFNYNIDIFCLQEAVHHHGSKFPIDKFDINFASNIVLRSHNYGVATVSHYPVIKNVKILTTHRESVINTHKASLITHLNINNTKVIVVNIHAINFKSNKVYEYEFEKIKEFIAPEKYKHPIIIAGDFNTWNRKRVKLIKDFCREFCFKVAFIDEPQLVKSFQNNHLDFVLYRGLSLEKAAVLDCKKISDHNPIIAEFCIK, encoded by the coding sequence ATGTTTGAATTAAACTCAAAAGATAATGACTCTAAAAAATTCTGCTTAATGAGTTGGAACTCATATAAGATAGACCATAAGGATTCAGAGACTTTTAGCGCCTATATCAGGCATGTATATTTTAACTATAATATTGATATTTTTTGTTTACAAGAAGCTGTTCATCATCATGGTAGCAAGTTTCCTATAGACAAATTTGATATAAATTTTGCTTCGAATATTGTATTACGTTCACATAACTATGGTGTCGCGACTGTTAGTCATTATCCAGTTATAAAAAATGTCAAAATACTTACAACGCATCGAGAATCTGTTATAAATACCCACAAAGCTTCTTTGATAACGCATCTAAATATCAATAATACTAAAGTAATAGTTGTAAATATTCATGCGATAAACTTTAAAAGCAATAAAGTTTATGAATATGAATTCGAAAAAATAAAAGAATTTATCGCGCCTGAGAAATACAAGCATCCAATTATAATTGCTGGCGATTTTAACACTTGGAATAGAAAAAGAGTTAAGCTAATAAAAGACTTCTGTCGAGAGTTTTGCTTTAAAGTGGCATTTATAGATGAGCCGCAACTAGTTAAATCGTTCCAAAATAACCATCTAGACTTTGTTTTGTATCGAGGTTTAAGCCTTGAAAAAGCTGCAGTGCTAGATTGTAAAAAAATATCTGATCATAATCCCATTATCGCTGAATTTTGTATCAAATAA
- the nhaA gene encoding Na+/H+ antiporter NhaA, with product MGASQKNQELIGGLILFSAALLAIVVNNSPLASYYAMLETINVKLGIENLVIDKNLMHWINDGLMAIYFLYIGLEIKREIIVGTLSKPSNIITPAIAAFAGLAMPSLIYLSINHDIKVINGWAIPSATDIAFTLAILALLGTRVPAKLKLLVITIAIFDDIAAIAIIAIFYTKSLSLLSLSLGTLFILAMIICNRIFKINRSSVYVVLGFFAWFCTIKSGVHATLAGFTTALCIPFRENDKDSPANFMKDSLHPWIIYFILPVFAFANAGISFSGISFSILFEPITLGIIWGLFVGKQLGIFSILAVFKKLKWFKLGESFSNLQLYGISLLCGIGFTMSLFIGVLAFNDTHLLNAIKIGVVVGSVLSGFFGYIVLRFIVTNPS from the coding sequence ATGGGTGCAAGCCAAAAAAATCAAGAGCTCATTGGTGGTTTAATACTTTTCTCAGCAGCTTTGTTAGCTATTGTTGTTAATAATTCGCCATTAGCAAGCTACTATGCAATGCTTGAAACTATCAATGTAAAACTTGGGATAGAAAACTTGGTAATTGATAAGAATCTAATGCATTGGATAAATGATGGTTTAATGGCGATATATTTTTTGTATATTGGTTTAGAAATAAAAAGAGAAATCATCGTTGGCACCCTTTCAAAGCCATCAAATATAATAACACCAGCTATAGCGGCATTTGCAGGTTTGGCGATGCCAAGCTTGATATATCTATCAATAAACCATGATATTAAGGTTATCAATGGTTGGGCAATACCATCAGCTACAGATATAGCATTTACATTGGCTATATTAGCACTACTAGGAACAAGAGTTCCAGCTAAATTAAAGTTACTGGTTATTACTATAGCTATTTTTGATGATATAGCTGCGATAGCTATTATAGCGATATTTTATACCAAATCTTTATCTTTACTTTCGTTATCTCTAGGAACGCTTTTTATTCTTGCGATGATTATTTGCAATCGTATATTTAAGATAAATAGAAGTTCGGTGTATGTAGTGCTTGGCTTTTTTGCATGGTTTTGTACGATCAAATCTGGGGTGCATGCGACTTTAGCAGGTTTTACTACGGCTCTATGTATACCTTTTAGAGAGAATGATAAAGATTCTCCAGCTAATTTTATGAAAGATTCTCTTCACCCTTGGATTATCTATTTTATATTACCAGTTTTTGCCTTTGCTAATGCTGGAATAAGCTTCTCTGGGATAAGCTTTTCGATATTGTTTGAGCCTATTACATTAGGTATTATTTGGGGCTTATTTGTTGGCAAACAGCTTGGAATTTTTTCAATATTAGCAGTTTTCAAAAAGTTAAAATGGTTTAAACTCGGCGAGTCTTTTTCAAACTTACAGTTATATGGTATAAGTTTGTTGTGTGGTATTGGCTTTACTATGAGTTTATTTATAGGAGTACTTGCTTTTAATGATACTCACTTACTTAATGCTATAAAAATAGGTGTGGTTGTTGGTTCAGTTCTTTCAGGATTTTTTGGTTATATTGTTTTGAGATTTATTGTTACAAATCCTAGCTAA
- a CDS encoding aromatic ring-hydroxylating oxygenase subunit alpha gives MKNLPKAWYAIANIKEIKSKPIKLERLGKNLVLWKDAEKIIAMENRCPHRGAELSLGKVCDGAIACPFHGFRFDTQGNCIYTPETQGAIPKLQVKTYPTKVVADMVWINVFDEQLDSSYAFEFAQNLYNEFAGNYSLLADTWNNNIRHCIENQLDYTHLATVHKRSIGRGYKIPQDIKLNICDEYIEALKNQRLMLKYIFPNFWLLNNADKLKICVYFVPINEHQTKLYLVNYRKFLTGKIIKPIADIVFSITNKIILNEDKRVVKTQKYDEKYDTDDFLLRHDQIIKEFRKIWHTPD, from the coding sequence ATGAAAAACTTACCCAAAGCTTGGTATGCTATAGCTAATATCAAAGAAATTAAATCTAAACCTATCAAGCTAGAAAGACTTGGTAAAAATCTTGTTTTATGGAAAGACGCTGAGAAAATAATAGCGATGGAAAATCGCTGTCCTCATCGTGGTGCAGAATTGAGTTTAGGTAAAGTATGTGATGGTGCTATAGCTTGTCCTTTTCATGGTTTTAGATTTGACACACAAGGCAACTGCATATACACACCAGAAACTCAAGGCGCTATCCCAAAGCTACAAGTAAAAACCTATCCAACCAAAGTTGTTGCAGATATGGTTTGGATAAATGTTTTTGATGAGCAACTAGATAGTAGCTACGCTTTTGAGTTTGCACAAAACCTGTATAATGAGTTTGCTGGTAATTACTCTCTTTTGGCAGATACATGGAACAACAATATCCGACACTGTATCGAGAACCAGCTTGATTATACCCACTTAGCTACTGTGCATAAGAGATCTATCGGCAGAGGATACAAAATCCCTCAAGATATAAAACTAAATATATGCGATGAATATATAGAAGCACTGAAAAATCAACGTCTAATGCTAAAGTACATCTTTCCTAACTTTTGGCTACTTAATAATGCTGATAAACTTAAAATTTGTGTTTATTTTGTACCTATTAATGAACATCAAACAAAGCTATATTTAGTAAATTATCGTAAGTTTTTGACTGGCAAAATCATCAAACCTATCGCAGATATAGTATTTAGTATCACCAATAAAATCATTCTTAATGAAGACAAAAGAGTTGTTAAAACCCAGAAATACGATGAAAAATATGATACTGATGATTTTCTATTACGTCATGATCAAATTATCAAAGAATTTAGAAAGATTTGGCATACTCCAGATTAA
- a CDS encoding cytochrome b, with protein MIMKYSLPVRVLHSLLAFLIIAQLILGFGYAYDLFDSRWIMTLHKSFGLVIFFVIPLLAVAKFFSIKPPYNPPLPLLQLIIAKIVHLGLYISAFSMAFSGVVGSMLMGYPWKIFFVIPFPEIITPNFELGSKIFSYHYIFASVLLVLVVLHIAAALYHQLIVKDNILARMK; from the coding sequence ATGATTATGAAATACAGTCTACCAGTTAGGGTTCTACATAGCTTATTGGCTTTTTTGATAATAGCTCAGCTTATCTTGGGCTTCGGTTATGCTTATGATCTATTTGATTCAAGATGGATTATGACTTTGCATAAATCTTTTGGTTTAGTAATTTTCTTTGTGATACCTCTTTTGGCTGTTGCTAAATTTTTTAGTATCAAACCACCATATAATCCACCACTACCATTACTACAATTAATCATAGCTAAAATAGTGCATCTTGGTTTATATATTTCAGCATTTAGTATGGCTTTTTCGGGAGTAGTTGGCTCGATGCTAATGGGCTATCCATGGAAAATATTCTTTGTGATACCATTTCCAGAGATCATAACTCCAAACTTTGAATTAGGTAGCAAAATCTTTAGTTATCATTATATCTTTGCATCAGTTTTATTAGTGCTAGTAGTACTACATATAGCTGCTGCTCTATACCACCAGTTAATAGTAAAAGATAATATCTTGGCTAGAATGAAGTAA
- a CDS encoding IS630 family transposase (programmed frameshift), producing MPSYSQYFRDIVINKYEEGMTEFELSKFFNIDKRTVVSWIEFYKRTGDYSSKQGVGCGRVASFTDKTLIEQYLIDHPDASALDIKEALAPNIPRSTFYDCLNRLGFSFKKKTPKYKQRKEHERLEYIEKLKEIAQNLLFYIDEMGCDNKLSILRGWSLIGEPSYGEVLAYQTQRRSIVAGYNYADKKIIAPLEYSGYTNTEIFNQWFEEHLCPSLKPKTTIVMDNSSFHKSSKLIEIANKFDVQILYLPPYSPDLNPIEKVWANFKKIFRKVNNSFEKFCDAISYVFNKILSD from the exons ATGCCATCATATAGCCAATATTTTAGAGACATCGTAATTAATAAATATGAAGAAGGTATGACGGAGTTCGAGCTGAGTAAGTTTTTTAACATAGATAAGCGTACAGTTGTTTCATGGATAGAGTTTTATAAAAGAACCGGAGATTATAGTTCAAAGCAAGGAGTTGGTTGTGGCAGAGTCGCTAGCTTTACCGATAAAACATTGATTGAACAGTATTTGATAGATCATCCAGATGCAAGTGCATTAGATATAAAAGAAGCATTAGCCCCTAATATTCCAAGAAGTACATTTTATGATTGTCTTAATAGACTTGGTTTTAGTTTTA AAAAAAAGACTCCAAAATATAAGCAAAGAAAAGAACATGAAAGGTTGGAGTATATAGAAAAACTAAAAGAAATAGCTCAAAACTTGTTATTTTATATAGATGAGATGGGGTGTGACAATAAGCTTTCTATCCTAAGAGGATGGTCACTAATTGGTGAGCCTAGTTATGGTGAGGTTTTAGCATATCAAACACAAAGAAGAAGTATTGTTGCTGGATATAATTATGCAGATAAAAAGATTATAGCTCCATTAGAGTACAGTGGATATACCAATACTGAAATTTTTAATCAATGGTTTGAGGAACACTTATGCCCATCATTAAAACCTAAAACTACTATAGTAATGGATAATTCTAGTTTCCATAAATCCTCTAAGCTGATTGAAATAGCCAATAAATTTGATGTACAAATATTATATCTACCTCCGTACTCTCCAGATTTAAATCCTATTGAAAAGGTTTGGGCTAACTTTAAAAAAATATTTAGAAAAGTGAATAATAGTTTTGAAAAATTTTGTGATGCTATCTCTTATGTGTTTAACAAAATACTCTCGGATTAA
- a CDS encoding NAD(P)-dependent oxidoreductase has translation MLKVCDVITINCPLHKETENLFDEVRINKMKKGAYLINTARAKVCDTQAIAKALETGQLSGYAGDVWYPQPAPKDHIWRTMPYNGMTPHTSGTTLSAQARYAAGTREILECFFSGKEIRDEYYIVKNGELAGVGAHSYK, from the coding sequence ATGCTTAAAGTATGTGATGTGATAACTATTAATTGCCCATTGCATAAAGAAACGGAAAATTTATTTGATGAAGTTAGAATAAATAAAATGAAAAAAGGAGCTTATTTGATAAATACAGCAAGAGCTAAAGTTTGTGATACTCAAGCTATTGCTAAGGCTCTAGAAACAGGTCAATTGAGTGGTTATGCAGGAGATGTATGGTATCCACAACCCGCTCCAAAAGATCATATTTGGAGAACTATGCCTTATAATGGTATGACTCCACATACATCTGGAACGACATTATCAGCTCAAGCAAGGTATGCTGCTGGTACAAGAGAGATTTTAGAATGTTTCTTCTCAGGTAAAGAAATTAGAGATGAATACTATATTGTCAAAAATGGCGAGTTAGCAGGAGTTGGAGCGCACTCTTATAAATAA
- the kdpA gene encoding potassium-transporting ATPase subunit KdpA, with protein MISNFILFALFIVTIALITKPLGSYIFRVFNNERTYLDWLAKPFQRVYLLVLGESSKKEQTAKAYFFSLVSFSVMAFIFVLVILLLQGILPLNPQEIKGMSFPQALNTAVSFITNTNWQSYSGETGVSYFAQMLALAVQNFVSAAVGLCVAIALIRSVARHETATIGNFWNDLGKGVFWILLPISIVIAIVYIFQGVPQNVMAYLHVHTLAGTEQIIPQGPIASQEAIKSLGTNGGGFFNANSAHPYENPTVITNYIQMVSIFAIAAALTYTFGKWVGNTKQGWLIFGVMLVLFIISLVVMTISELHGLDFLHSKDIQDIYGQVGHLSNMEGKESRFGVFYSTLYNTVSTSASDGGVNSVLDSYSPLAGMMAMLNMAIGEVIFGGVGAGFYGFFMFLMLAVFIGSLMIGRAPSFLGKRIEANDMKWTMFALLISLCCVLVFTGLAAVIPSVHQTLTNSGAHGFSEILYAYISGANNNGSAFAGLSANTNYLNITIALSMLIGRFGVIFAVIMLAGSLVKKKRSLQMSEISSLDTTSFIFAILVFFTILLIGGLTIFPALGLGPILDQLNLNFL; from the coding sequence ATGATTTCTAATTTTATTTTATTTGCATTATTTATAGTGACAATTGCTTTAATAACCAAACCTTTAGGTAGCTATATATTCAGGGTTTTTAACAATGAGAGAACTTACTTGGATTGGTTGGCAAAACCTTTTCAAAGAGTTTATTTGTTAGTATTAGGTGAAAGTTCAAAGAAAGAGCAAACGGCAAAAGCTTATTTCTTTAGTTTAGTAAGTTTTTCAGTTATGGCTTTTATCTTTGTTTTAGTGATATTACTATTACAAGGTATATTACCTTTAAATCCTCAAGAAATTAAAGGGATGAGTTTTCCCCAAGCACTTAATACAGCAGTTAGTTTTATTACTAATACAAACTGGCAAAGCTATAGTGGTGAGACTGGTGTAAGCTATTTTGCACAAATGCTCGCTCTTGCAGTACAGAACTTTGTTTCAGCAGCTGTTGGTTTATGTGTTGCAATTGCATTAATAAGATCTGTAGCAAGGCATGAAACAGCTACTATTGGGAACTTCTGGAATGATCTTGGTAAGGGAGTATTTTGGATTTTGTTACCGATATCTATAGTGATTGCTATTGTGTATATTTTCCAAGGCGTACCACAAAATGTAATGGCATATTTACATGTACATACATTAGCAGGTACTGAGCAAATAATCCCTCAAGGACCAATAGCTTCACAAGAAGCTATAAAGTCACTAGGTACTAATGGTGGTGGTTTCTTTAATGCTAACTCTGCGCATCCATATGAGAATCCAACTGTCATAACTAATTATATCCAAATGGTTTCAATCTTTGCTATAGCAGCTGCTCTTACATATACATTTGGTAAGTGGGTTGGTAATACTAAGCAAGGATGGTTAATATTTGGTGTAATGTTAGTATTATTTATAATCTCTTTAGTAGTTATGACTATATCTGAATTGCATGGACTAGACTTTTTACATAGTAAAGATATTCAAGATATCTATGGTCAAGTTGGTCACTTATCAAATATGGAAGGAAAAGAAAGCCGTTTTGGTGTGTTTTACTCTACTTTATATAATACTGTTTCAACATCCGCATCAGATGGTGGTGTTAATAGTGTACTTGATAGTTATTCGCCATTAGCCGGAATGATGGCAATGCTAAATATGGCAATAGGTGAAGTTATATTTGGTGGTGTTGGAGCTGGTTTTTATGGTTTCTTTATGTTCTTGATGTTGGCTGTGTTTATCGGATCATTAATGATAGGTAGAGCTCCTAGCTTTTTAGGTAAGCGTATAGAAGCTAATGATATGAAGTGGACAATGTTTGCTTTATTGATATCTCTATGCTGTGTACTAGTATTTACTGGTTTAGCTGCGGTTATCCCAAGTGTTCATCAAACATTGACCAATAGTGGTGCACATGGTTTTTCAGAAATCTTATATGCGTATATTTCAGGAGCTAATAATAATGGAAGTGCATTTGCTGGGCTATCAGCAAACACAAACTATCTCAATATAACAATTGCCTTAAGTATGCTAATAGGTAGATTTGGAGTTATATTTGCAGTGATAATGTTAGCTGGATCGCTAGTTAAGAAAAAGCGTAGCTTACAAATGAGTGAAATTAGTTCACTTGATACAACTAGTTTTATTTTTGCAATATTAGTATTTTTTACAATATTATTAATTGGTGGTTTGACAATATTCCCAGCGTTAGGTTTAGGGCCAATATTAGATCAATTAAATCTAAATTTCTTATAG